From the genome of Brassica oleracea var. oleracea cultivar TO1000 chromosome C4, BOL, whole genome shotgun sequence:
GTGAGCTGTTGCAGTCGGGATCGCGAGCGGCTCTGATGTGAACGGGAAGCTTAGGTCGTCTAGGATCAGGAACGTCTTGGGGCTGGAGCTGATCAGGTGGACACGAGCTGGAACGCCTTGCAGGAACAAGAGACGCGATCGGGGATAGGGTTAGATGCGATCGCCGGTTAGGTTTAGGGTTAGGGTTTTATTGATTAGGTTTTAGGCTCAGAGTGTTAGAGTTTCGTGCTGATAACGTGTTGTGAAACAATAGATTTAGAGCTGAATGTTTATGTATCTTATTAATGAATAAGTGTTCCCTTTATATAGGGGTTAGAAGAGAGATATATGGAAATACAATAATAGGAAATATTACAAATCATAAACATAAACGAATTAGGAAATATGCAAGTTGTAGCCGCCTCTCTCTCCTCTCCAAGTCTCGCGGCCGCCTCTCTCTCTCTAGGTTTGGGCCGTCTCTCTCTAAGTGTATGGGCCGGTTATGGACCGGACCGATTATGGACATCCACCAACTGATTTATAACAAATGTTATATATGAATATATTTATTTATAGATGATGTATGAGCTATTACCATATTTTAAAAAATTAACAAAAAAAAAATATCAATATTAAATATAATATATGAATTATTACCGTATTCTAATAAGTTTGTCAAAAATATAAATCAACATTAAATGAAATTATCCATGTCATATTTTTTCGGAAGCCATGTCATCAGTTTTAGTAGCCATGTCATATTTGTTTTGTGAAATTGATTGTAAAAAAGACATGTGGTAAAATCACTTCGCAAATATAGTTTAAGGGATATTAATAAATTAAAATAAGCCATAAATATTGAAAATAGCTAAAATACTGAAACTGAATTTTATTTAGTCCAATTGAGTTTGACTTTTGAAAAGTATAAAGTTCGGTTTACACGCTTCCAGTTTTGAATTTTGTTTTTTTTTTAATTTTAATTGCAGATTTTATAATATTAAAATCATATATAGTAACTATTACCCCGTCTGTTTCATTATAAGTGTCGTTTTAAGTTTCGGCACACGGATTAAGAAAATAATTAATTTTGTACATTTCATATAAAAAACACTATTACCTATACACCTAACCATATTTCAACCAATAGAAAAATAAATTTTGCATTGAAAATCGAAAACGACACTTATTTTGTAACGAAAAAAATTCTCTAAAACGACACTTTATATGAAACGGATGGAGTATATAGTAATAAAATATGTGTAGCATGTGAAAGGAAAATTTTTTTGTTATAATATACATTACATATAAATCTTTGGCAGTTCTGACTCTCTTAACATGCAAATAGGTAAATTACTATACCCGAGTATAAATCATTCTTAAGTGAAACTTTCTTAAAGTTCAAATATACACATTTATACTAAAATACGTAGACATAAATGACTATCTGTCATTTGCATATATTATTTACTTTTACTTTATCTATAATTTTCTAAATACTGCACACATCTGTATGCTTTGGTGGGGGTGAGTGTATTTTAATGGATTTGAAAATTCAAAGTAACTCTAGTGTCATTGGTTCCATGATTTTAAAATCTGTATTGAAATCATGTGTTATTGGTTTAATGATTTATAAATTCTAATCTAAATCAATTGTTATTCAATCATACAAATTTACTAATAGATTTGATTTCATAAAAGATTTGAATGGATTTATATAGATTTTTTTGTTAAAAATACAAAGACTCAAATCCGAGGGAAAACCTCCGGATTTGTAAATATTAATCCGAAATAATTTAAAAATATGTATAATTTACCTGGATTTATGGATTTCTAAATTAATTAAAATATATAAACCAATAACACTTCCTTGGTAAGTAAGTATGTATTTGTTTATTAATTTAAAATCTTAAACATTTTCTAAATCTTAGTCCAAAACAAAATACGAAATGAGAATAAACTCCAAAGTCAATATTTATATCTAGCAATAATAAAAAATTAAAAAAGCGACACAAAAAAAAAGAAAAAATATTGAAGATAGATAGGATTGGCACGTGAACGTAAACTTCTTATAACCATAATTAACTTCTAAATTTCTAAATCATGGTATAAAACTGAGCTGACATAGTTACTTAGACATATTGTAACGAAAAAATAATTTTCATTATGACCAAATAGAAGGCCCGAGATTAAAAAGATGCATTTTCGGCCTAGACATTAAGTTTTTATGCAATAAGTGATTTTTTGACCTGAAATATTTTTTAAAATATGATCAGCTCATCAGTAAACAAATTATATAATCAACAAAAAAATAAAAATAATTGTTTAAGGGCCAAAAATATTAATTCAATCAAAAATTGAAATTTTATTTTTTCATACAATATTTCTTAAATAATTTTCATATAAAGTCATCATGCGCAAGGCGCGGATCTTATCCTAGTAGGATATTATTCATTAGCTAAATCTCAAAAATGTAATATAGGGTGTGATTGGTAGTGGCTGTAGGTGCTGGTCCACATCCCCATTTATTTTTATAGCATTAAATTCACAGCATTCAAACTTTAATAAAAATTTCAAAATCACAATTTTTTAAATAACTTACAACTGTACAAGTATTCTACAGAGCCAAAACTACAGAGCAGTTTTTTAGAGTTTTATTAAAATTCTAAAGCAATAAAATCTAAAGTCACATCAAAAAGTTTACCGATTTTTTTCTACGGCAAATCTTTTAAACCTGTAGCCATTACCAATGAGATCCATATTAGTGTTGATTTTTAGGTACTTCTATAGTATAACTATAACGTTTCAGTTACATACGTGAGCGGCTATTGGTTGGGACTTATGAGTTTTCGTTCTTAACGTTACTCAAAGCTTTAAAGGTCACCCGTGTACATAAGTGATTGGTTATACTACGTGGATACGGAAGCCTATATTAAAGCGAGATGACTAGAAGAGAGAGATTGTCAGCCACCAAAAAAAAGAGAGAGAACTTTGTTGAGCTAAACCCTAGCTCCGAGCCTCTGAGAAGAAATGGGGATTTAATCCCGTATCTTCTTAGGGTTTTGCATAGTACTCGATCATGGATTATTCTGATGATGATGGCATGCTCGATAATGAATCAGGTGAAGATAATTTATACAGTGACGATGCGGCCGACAGCAATCCTGGTTTTGCCGAGGAAGACATGGACAAGGATTCCACATTTCAGCTAAGTTACGTAGTTCTCAACGAAGAAGACATTCGCAAGCATCAAAGGAACGATATCGAACAAGTTTCTACTGTTCTCTCTATAAGCCAAGTCGAAGCGATCGTTTTGCTTCTTCACTACCAGTGGGGTGCTAGTAGAATTGAAGATGAATGGTTTACCGATGAAGAAAAAGTCCGTGAAAGCGTAGGTTTATTGAAGGAGCCAGTTGTTGATCTTAACGACAAAGTGAACATTGAATGTGGGATTTGCTTTGATTCATTTCTTCAGAAGGATATTGCAACGGTTTCTTGTGGTCATCCTTATTGCAAGACTTGTTGGACTGGTTACATCACTTCGAAAATTAACGATGGCCCGGGATGTTTGACGGTTCAATGTCCTGAGCCGTCTTGTTCTGCTGTGGTTGGTCAAGATATGATCAATAGTGTTGTAACCAAGGAAGAGGATAAGGAGAAGTATTACAGATATTTTCTTAGGTCTTATATCGAATCGAGCCAGAAGAAGATAAAATGGTGCCCGTCGCCTGGATGCGAATACGCTGTTGATTTTGGAGGTGAAAGTGAAAACTATGATGTTTCTTGTCTGTGTTCGTATGAATTTTGCTGGAACTGCTGTGAAGATGCTCACCGCCCTGTGGACTGCCACACAGTGGCGAAATGGATATTCAAGAACAATGATGAATCCGAGAACACGACTTGGATACTTGCCAATACAAAGCCTTGTCCTAGTTGCAAACGTCAGATCGAGAAGAACCAAGGATGCAACCATATGAGATGCTCCATTTGCAAACATAGATTCTGTTGGGCTTGTCTGGATCCACTGAATAATCACAAGTCTTGCCACAACTTTAGGGGTGAGACTGCAGTTAAGCGAGAAATGGCGAAAAAGGCAATCGATAGATACATGCATTATTACGAAAGATGGGTGGGCAATCAATCTTCGAGGGTAATGGCTATGGCAGATTTGAAGAAATTGCAATCGGTGCAGCTTGTGAAACTTAGTGTCAAACATGGCATACCGGAAACTCAGCTCCAATTCACCGTAGAGGCATGGCTTCAGGTTAGTGAATACATATATTTAAATAACCAAGACTTTGGTAACATTTAACTGAAGACAAGTTATGTAGAATAATGGAAGGTTGGAATAGAATAAGATCGGAAGTACGTAGATCAATGTCGGCTTCAAAAAAATATATTTCTAAAACCTTAATTCTTGAAACCAATGAGCATAAAACATTATTTAACTAAAGAAAAGGAGTGAATAGTAAAAACGTTATATATGAGAGTTAGTAATGAGGCTCTAGTTGGTTTGTATTATAACATTTTTCTCAAAAGAAAATCTGTGGCTCGTGTGCTTGATCTTGCGTTTGCAGATCATCGAGTGCAGAAGGGTCTTGAAATGGACATATGCATATGGGTACTACCTTCCTGAGCAGGAAAGTACCAAGAAACGATTTTTCGAGTATTTACAAGGAGAAGCTGAAGTTGGTTTGGAGAGGCTACATCATTGTGCAGAGTTGGAGTTCCAAGAGCTCGTCAAGGAAACTGAAGATTTCTCTAAAAAATTCGAAGATTTCAGGAGGAAGTTAATTGGTTTGACTAAAGTAACCAAAACATATTTCGAAAATCTTGTGAAAACTTTGGAGAATGGTCTTGCTGATGTGGAACCCAATGAGACCAAATCGGCAACAGACTCTAATAAAAGACAAAAGTTGGTATAATGGTATTAAAAAGATCCAAGTGATTACTGAGATCTCTTGGTTCATGTACTATCTGTGTTTTATGTTTTTTTTTGTGTGGCGAGGATGTAGAATCTGTGACTTTTTAAACCTTATTTCCTAATAATTATTTAGCATACTAGAATTTGCACTCTTATTTGACTTATGAAGCCCTGATCTTGCTTTGGCAAAAATTTAGAGAACAGTAAATTTGGTTTTCTTGCTCTATCTGACGGGTTTGATAGTTTCTCTCGGGTCCTCTTTGGTTATTGGAGCTTGATGAAAGCTCTCTTCCAGAGTTTGAGATACCTTTTTCAAGTTAGCCCTCTCCTCCTCTCACCGAGGAGGCACCTCGAGGCTTCTCAAGTCCTCTTGCTCAGGTTTGGTCTATGGTAAATGTAATTCCTCTGCGGGCTTAATTTTTCCATCGGCCATCCATAACTTGTTTTTACTTGGGTCGGGTCGTTCCACCACTTTTTTTTTCTAGCCTTTGAAACTCATATTATAGAATAACGTGCAAAGAAAAACATGTTTTATCAAGGTAAATCATTTTCAGTCCCAAACTCTATTTAGATAATAGATTAGAAATTCAATGCAAGATCACAGAAAAAAATTGTAGAAAACAAAAAATGTGGAATGCCTTTGTTTTTTATAAAACCAAATTCCGACCATCTTCTAGTTAAACAAACCTGATAAAACAAAATTCAGATAATTGATGAGATGCAGAAGAAGAGAATGAAGTCAAAAGCAACTGATTCTTAAAAAGGAACGAGGAAGAAGAATGAATCTTATGTGAAGGGCCTCCATATAATTAGAGATTTTGTCACTAATTTTGAAGTCTCCATACGAATTTAGACACTAAACAAAAAAATTCCTTTTTTAACATCAATACATCATCATATACAGTTGCGTACTCAGGATCCTTTTAAACATGGTTCAAAAGTTAAATGGACTTTAAATCCAGACAAAAAGAAGTAAAATAGGCAGTAGAGTCGAACCCGGGTTTAAGGGATCAGCCATAGTAAGATGTGTTGCTAGCTGATCACCCTTCTATATACATACACGTGGATCCGCCTCTCAACATATATATCATTACCCAGAAACAGTCGTCCGCGTACATGTCTTTTTTTTTGACAAAATGTGAATTCATTTCATAGAAATGGCAGATACAAAAGTTTGGATCTAAATCTGCTAGAACTAGCATATGCTAGAACTAGCATATGCTACCTAATGATCCCCCAAAAAAGATAAAAAAAGATCCTTAGATACATAGTTAGGCCTAATCTATGAAGACTAAGGCTAAACATGGAGATCAAAATATCAGCAAATTGGCACTCGAAGACCCAGAGGACACTTTAAAGCGGAAAATCTGCAAAAAAGATTAGAGGTCTAGGAAAAGCTCAGGAGCGGATGAGATCCCGAAAGGAATCAGAGGACGTGACAGGCGGAGGCGGTTAGGCAATCTGCTGCTTTAGTACAGCTCCTTCAAAGACGTTAAACTCTATAGATGTACACTTAGATTGTTTGCAAAGTTCTACTGGATTACCAGACCCCACACTACATATTTTTGTGTCAAGCATTACTCGATTATGTTCCATCCAACTTTTACGTATAGTACGTTTTAGTTGCGCTAATAATATTTGGTGTATTCGTAATCTTTTTCAAAGATTTTGTATTTTGTATTTTGGTTGATAATAGTGAAAATCTATAGTTTTAGAACAAAACCTATAGTTTCTGAACAAAGGTCTTAAATATCTTTAGCGTTACTTAAACTAATTCACTCAGATATAGTCTAAAATATACTTTTTCTTTTCCCAAAAATGAAAATTGTCCGTCTGTCAGATCTGATGACGCATATATAGTTCTTTTATTTTGGGTTAGACTTAACTACGTAGAGTAAATCTATAATATAATGAGGTAGTTACCTCATTGCTGAGCCGCCACGTTAGCAGGTAAGTGAGTTCCACTTTTAAAAAATGTGAAAAAATGTCAAGCCTGTGGTTCGAACCCGGGTTATTAAGTCATAAACACCAACATTTATACCACTAAACTAAAGGATACTTTGTACATTAATGTCCGAAACTAATATATATTTATGAAGATCGAAAACCTTTGATTCTTCGGTTTTTTCTGTGGGCCGGGCCTTCAAGTATAATATGAGTTTCATTTTTAAATGAGGTTTATCACGTTATATGAAAAAAACAACAATTATAGTTTTTCCAAATTGTAAACTGTCTTCGTTTAACATGAGTTATGGTTCTTTTAATCATTGTCTTAGACAAGTCTGAGTTACAGAGTTGTGTTGTGTGTCTGTTCATAATCTATTTTTTCTCCGGTGAACTCTTCATCTCCCCATCTTAAATCGTTTGATCTTAAATGTTCCTGATTTGTAGCCTTTCTGTAAACCCTAAATATATGATTCTCATCTTTGATGAACCCAATCTGCATCTCCACAAAACTCATTGATTCATCTTATCTTTAACGATCTTCTAGAAAATGTCTCTCTGTCTCTCCAGTTCCTCAAACTGGCGTTCCCGGCATCCGTCACTCAACCTTCGAGTCTCTCCGTGTTGGTCGTAGTAGTCAGAGCATAGCCTCTAACCTCTTCGCTTATGGGATTCCCTGAACTTCAAGAAAGACAGTGAGTTTATGAGAATCACGGTTCTCTTCCTTGATGAAAAGGTAAGTTAATTTTCGATTTATCACACTTATATAATAGAATTGTTTTTAATTGATTTCCTGATTCTTTGTTAAATAATATTATTTGCAGATTCCGTGATTCATGGGTTTATTCCCGCCGGACGTGCTAATCATTACATGCCATCTTTGAAAGCCGGTTCCATTGTGAAAGTTGATCTTTTTGAGGTTTCTAGGTGCTCAAGCATGTACAAGATAATTGATCATCCATTCCTCATTCGTTTCATCTTACCAACTATTATTTATGAAGTCATCACGAGTGCTCCTGAGATCAATCTCATATCATAAGTAGACTATTTGACTATTTCCAAGTGATTGCGAACACAAAACTAGAACTCCCAGGTATATTATCATATTGCATCTGAGTTTATACTATGTTTCGTTATCATAACTGATATTTAAACTCGCAGATGTGGTTGGACAAATCCGTTCTGTCTAAGGCTCTGACCTTAGCAAAGAAACAACTCGAGTCGTTTTCCGTCTCCTCATTGATCCGTAAGAAACAATCACACAATTCTCTTTATATTGTTATTTATATTGTTCTAACATCAATAATCAAAAATATTTCCTACCCAAATTTTGTGTTCGTCTGTTTATCTCCCTTACTTATTAAACTATTTTACACAAACCTTTATTTTACAGCTTAAAGGAAACCACAACAACCCAAATAATCAAAACACCAAAAACTAGAATTCCAAAAAAGACGAATCATTAATGACCACCTCTCTTTTTTGTCTAATCTTAGAAATAAACTTCAAAACAAATATACCAGACCAATCACCTCAACTAAAACTCAACGACACATACATCGAGTCAGCTAAACAAATACAATCTACACGGCCAGCTATTTAACAATTGACAAACTTACTTTCGCAACGACACATACATCGAGTCAGCTAAACAAATACAAACTACACAGCCAGCTATTTAACAATTTACAAACTTATTTTCGCAACGAAGAAGACGAAGACGACAA
Proteins encoded in this window:
- the LOC106340628 gene encoding probable E3 ubiquitin-protein ligase ARI11, which encodes MDYSDDDGMLDNESGEDNLYSDDAADSNPGFAEEDMDKDSTFQLSYVVLNEEDIRKHQRNDIEQVSTVLSISQVEAIVLLLHYQWGASRIEDEWFTDEEKVRESVGLLKEPVVDLNDKVNIECGICFDSFLQKDIATVSCGHPYCKTCWTGYITSKINDGPGCLTVQCPEPSCSAVVGQDMINSVVTKEEDKEKYYRYFLRSYIESSQKKIKWCPSPGCEYAVDFGGESENYDVSCLCSYEFCWNCCEDAHRPVDCHTVAKWIFKNNDESENTTWILANTKPCPSCKRQIEKNQGCNHMRCSICKHRFCWACLDPLNNHKSCHNFRGETAVKREMAKKAIDRYMHYYERWVGNQSSRVMAMADLKKLQSVQLVKLSVKHGIPETQLQFTVEAWLQIIECRRVLKWTYAYGYYLPEQESTKKRFFEYLQGEAEVGLERLHHCAELEFQELVKETEDFSKKFEDFRRKLIGLTKVTKTYFENLVKTLENGLADVEPNETKSATDSNKRQKLV